Proteins from a single region of Pithys albifrons albifrons isolate INPA30051 chromosome 10, PitAlb_v1, whole genome shotgun sequence:
- the CDCP2 gene encoding CUB domain-containing protein 2 — MGCTWVGYLAALAVLCGALRDAPSRGIKCGGVLSASSGNFSSPNFPGLYPYETECTWLIVVAEGSSVLLSFSHFELEYHDTCAYDYLQVYNGAARDRGNLLGTFCGHSPPPPFSSAWHVMAVIFRSDRHVAKHGFAAAYRKDACGGQLTGLSGEITSPRYPESYPNDAECRWSIGGAGSSGPLTLVFADFQLEGGQGCGFDYVALFDGPTVTAPRLGRYCGSARPPRTVSSTPHLLIIFKSDFNIGGRGFKAHFYSGECQEVFTAIKGNFSSPQYPSFYPNNLKCQWSIHLPPGYRIRVFFLDMELEGRSSLTGGCDYDHLSAFDGGTENGSLLGRWCGRESLAPITSHSNQLLLVLHTDRNTAKRGFSIAYVGVVPMNISCTRTDFHIQIPVQSLAHLERNRIYLGTPSCAARVVGRNFKIHTRFDTCGTESQRRNNTSVIVSILYIDFSVGDQEDIHQYEVQCEPKKKEATVTLIAGPDPSRLSQAENLVDAQQWEGEAMDAHEMRSQDTSDIVFISICILAGLLMVIAVVGLVLL, encoded by the exons ATGGGGTGCACGTGGGTGGGATACctggcagcactggctgtgctTTGCGGGGCTCtcagggatgctcccagcagag GCATCAAATGTGGGGGAGTACTTTCAGCATCCTCTGGCAATTTCTCCAGTCCCAACTTCCCGGGTCTGTATCCCTATGAGACGGAGTGCACGTGGCTCATCGTGGTGGCCGAGGGCTCCTCTGTCTTGCTGTCCTTCAGCCACTTCGAGCTGGAGTACCACGACACATGTGCCTATGACTACCTCCAGGTCTACAATGGGGCTGCCCGGGACCGGGGCAACCTCCTGGGCACCTTCTGTGGCCACAGCCCCCCGCCACCCTTCTCGTCTGCCTGGCACGTCATGGCTGTCATCTTCCGCTCTGACCGACACGTGGCCAAGCATGGCTTTGCCGCTGCCTACCGGAAAG ATGCCTGTGGAGGGCAGCTGACAGGGCTGTCTGGGGAGATCACCAGCCCCCGCTACCCCGAGAGCTACCCCAACGATGCTGAGTGCCGCTGGAGCATTGGAGGCGCTGGCAGCAGTGGCCCCCTCACCCTGGTGTTTGCTGACTTCCAGTTGGAggggggacagggctgtggCTTCGACTATGTGGCCCTTTTCGATGGCCCCACCGTCACTGCCCCCCGCCTGGGACGCTACTGCGGCagcgcccgcccgccccgcacCGTCTCCTCCACCCCACACCTCCTCATCATCTTCAAGTCGGACTTCAACATCGGTGGCAGGGGCTTCAAGGCCCATTTCTACTCGG GCGAGTGCCAAGAGGTGTTCACTGCCATCAAAGGGAATTTCTCCAGCCCTCAGTACCCCAGCTTCTACCCCAACAACCTCAAGTGCCAGTGGAGCATCCATCTGCCCCCGGGCTACCGGATCAGGGTGTTCTTCCTGGACATGGAGCTGGAGGGCCGGAGCAGCCTGACGGGTGGCTGTGACTATGATCACCTGTCTGCCTTCGACGGTGGCACCGAGAACGGATCCCTGCTGGGCCGGTGGTGTGGGCGGGAGAGCCTGGCACCCATCACCTCCCACAGCAACCAGCTGCTCCTGGTCCTCCACACCGACCGCAACACGGCCAAGAGGGGCTTCTCCATCGCCTATGTTGGAG TTGTGCCCATGAACATCAGCTGCACCCGGACAGACTTCCACATCCAGATCCCTGTGCAGTCCTTGGCCCACCTGGAGAGGAATAGGATTTATTTGGGAACCCCCTCCTGTGCAGCCCGGGTGGTTGGCAGGAACTTTAAAATACACACCAGGTTCGACACCTGTGGCACCGAATCCCAG AGACGTAACAACACATCTGTCATCGTCAGCATCCTCTACATTGATTTTTCAGTGGGTGACCAGGAGGACATCCACCAATATGAGGTGCAGTGTGAGCCAAAAAAGAAGGAAGCCACGGTGACCCTCATTGCTGGCCCTGACCCATCCAGGCTCAGCCAAGCAGAAAACCTCGTGGATGCCCAGCAGTGGGAGGGGGAAGCAATGGATGCCCATGAAATGAGGAGCCAGGACACCAGTGACATTGTCTTCATCAGCATCTGCATCCTGGCTGGGCTCCTCATGGTCATTGCAGTGGTGGGGCTGGTGCTTCTGTAg